One part of the Spirochaetota bacterium genome encodes these proteins:
- a CDS encoding chemotaxis protein CheX, whose translation MASIKAEYINPFISNALEVFEQLANVELKKSEVKLKSDPTPGNDVSIIVGVAGFIEGQVVYSLKQHTAERIAMQMITDPKKQQDKEMLKSAIAELANVITGRATINLSGKDKVLSITPPVVIIGKDYNIELVKLETIAAYFTSRFGTIEINIALREKASK comes from the coding sequence GGAAGTTTTTGAGCAACTTGCTAATGTAGAGTTAAAGAAAAGTGAAGTAAAACTAAAATCTGATCCAACACCAGGCAATGATGTTTCTATTATTGTTGGTGTTGCTGGTTTTATTGAAGGACAAGTTGTTTATTCTTTAAAACAACATACAGCAGAAAGAATTGCTATGCAAATGATTACAGATCCCAAAAAACAACAAGATAAAGAAATGCTCAAATCTGCAATAGCAGAACTTGCTAATGTTATCACAGGTAGAGCTACTATAAATCTATCTGGAAAAGATAAAGTTTTAAGTATTACCCCTCCAGTTGTTATAATCGGAAAAGATTATAATATAGAACTTGTAAAACTTGAAACAATCGCTGCTTATTTTACATCTAGATTTGGAACTATAGAAATTAATATAGCTTTAAGAGAAAAAGCATCAAAATAG